A region of Coregonus clupeaformis isolate EN_2021a unplaced genomic scaffold, ASM2061545v1 scaf0770, whole genome shotgun sequence DNA encodes the following proteins:
- the LOC121564681 gene encoding cyclic nucleotide-gated channel rod photoreceptor subunit alpha, producing MISTSSTRPFLVVVPRIAPNMATDTEEDSEDEIDETPPGPGRLFNVNNSNNNEEEEKKNKKKDKKEKKEKKEKKKEKKKQKEQEEKEKEEKEKEEKEKEEKEKEEKEKKEKEEKEKKEKEMKEGPKEAFVINPAGSLYYNWLLIITIPVMYNWTMIIARACFEELQDNHLVTWLILDYTSDVLYLADMAFRTRTGYLEQGLLVKDKKLLQERYISSLQFKLDAVSMLPTDVFYIFLGINYPEIRLNKLLRITRMMEFFTRTETKTNYTNLFRISILVMYIIIIIHWNACLYYSFSKSIGFGSDPWVYPDLNDPEEPEFGELGRKYSFSLYWSTLTLTTIGETPSPELDSEFFFHVLDFLVGVLIFATLVGNISSMISNISAARVEFQARIDNIKQYMQKWKVDKELELRVITWFDYLWTNDKAQDERETLRYLPDKLRAEIAINVHLDTLKKVRIFADCEAGLLIELVLKLQPQVFSPGDYICKKGDIGREMYIVKEGKLAVVADDGVTQFCVLGDGSYFGEISILAIKGSKAGNRRTANIRSIGYSDLFCLSKDDLMESLTEYPEAKGMLEEKGRQILLKDGLLELDPSKIIPETTEIEEKVNRIYSNLELMQTKLKKLLGDYSTRQRATRERIAEIERLTGEDVAEEDLDEEEKEGRGEEKKEGEAEEKKEEKKEEEEKR from the exons GGAGGagaagaaaaataagaaaaaggacaagaaagagaagaaagagaaaaaaGA gaaaaagaaagaaaagaagaaGCAAAAAGAGCAGGAGGAGAAAGAAAAGGAGGAGAAAGAAAAGGAGGAGAAAGAAAAGGAGGAGAAAGAAAAGGAGGAGAAAGAAAAAAAGGAAAAAGAGGAAAAGGAGAAAAAGGAGAAAGAGATGAAGGAGGG GCCCAAAGAAGCGTTTGTCATCAACCCAGCGGGCAGTCTGTACTACAACTGGTTGTTGATCATCACAATACCAGTCATGTACAATTGGACCATGATAATAGCCAG GGCCTGCTTTGAGGAGCTGCAGGATAATCACCTAGTCACCTGGTTGATTCTGGACTACACCTCTGATGTCCTCTACCTGGCTGACATGGCCTTCAGGAccaggacag GCTACCTGGAGCAAGGCCTGCTGGTCAAAGACAAGAAGCTGCTGCAGGAGCGTTACATCAGCAGCCTCCAGTTCAAGCTGGACGCCGTCTCCATGCTGCCCACCGATGTGTTTTACATCTTCCTGGGAATCAACTACCCTGAGATCCGTCTCAACAAACTCCTCCGAATCACGCGTATGATGGAGTTCTTCACCCGCACCGAGACCAAGACCAACTACACCAACCTCTTCCGCATCTCCATCCTGGTCAtgtacatcatcatcatcatccactGGAACGCCTGCCTCTACTACTCCTTCTCTAAG TCCATCGGCTTCGGCTCTGACCCCTGGGTCTACCCGGACCTGAATGACCCGGAAGAGCCAGAGTTCGGCGAACTGGGGAGGAAGTACTCCTTCAGCCTCTACTGGTCCACGCTGACGCTGACCACCATCGGCGAGACGCCGTCACCGGAGCTGGACTCAGAGTTCTTCTTCCATGTGCTAGACTTCCTGGTGGGTGTGCTTATCTTCGCCACCCTGGTGGGCAACATCAGCTCCATGATCTCCAACATCAGTGCCGCGCGGGTCGAGTTTCAGGCACGCATCGACAACATCAAGCAGTACATGCAG AAGTGGAAGGTGGACAAGGAACTGGAGCTGCGCGTCATCACGTGGTTCGACTACCTGTGGACCAACGACAAGGCTCAGGATGAAAGGGAGACGCTGCGCTACCTGCCCGACAAGCTCAGGGCCGAAATCGCCATTAACGTCCACCTAGATACTCTCAAGAAGGTCCGCATCTTCGCTGACTGCGAAGCGGGCCTGCTGATTGAGCTGGTGCTCAAGCTGCAGCCCCAGGTTTTCAGCCCCGGCGACTACATCTGTAAGAAGGGCGACATCGGCCGTGAGATGTATATTGTCAAAGAGGGCAAGCTGGCGGTGGTGGCTGACGATGGCGTCACGCAGTTCTGCGTGCTGGGAGATGGCAGCTACTTTGGGGAGATCAGTATCCTAGCGATAAAGGGTTCTAAGGCAGGGAACCGGAGGACAGCCAACATCCGCAGCATTGGCTACTCAGATCTCTTCTGCCTGTCCAAGGATGACCTGATGGAGTCGTTGACCGAGTACCCGGAAGCCAAGGGCATGCTGGAGGAGAAAGGTCGTCAAATCCTGCTGAAGGACGGCCTGCTGGAACTGGACCCTTCCAAAATTATCCCCGAAACCACAGAAATCGAGGAGAAG gTGAACCGCATCTACAGCAACCTGGAGCTGATGCAGACCAAGCTGAAGAAGCTGCTGGGAGACTACAGCACCAGACAGAGGGCCACGAGGGAACGCATCGCTGAGATAGAGCGGCTGACTGGAGAGGATGTGGCAGAGGAGGACCTagatgaggaggagaaggagggaaggggggaggagaaaAAGGAAGGGGAGGCAGAAGAGaaaaaggaggagaagaaagaggaagaggagaagaggtag